From the Hevea brasiliensis isolate MT/VB/25A 57/8 chromosome 13, ASM3005281v1, whole genome shotgun sequence genome, the window ACTCCCATGAGATACTTAACGTTGATAAGGTATGCCTAAAGCATTTGGTGGTTAACTTTTAGCATTGCTGTAGGCTTTTGGCGAGAAAAGAATATCTCATTTGAACTGTCGTGTCTGGAAATTAGGCTGTTTCAAAGTACACTGTGAAGAAAGAGAAGAGTCGAAAGAATCAGCAGGGGAAGTCTTCTACACCCTCAAGCAAGTTAAAAGCAAATAGCAAACCTATGAAAGTAAAGAACAAACCCAATAAGAAGCCTGTAAAGGGGGGCAAGGCCAGCTTATCAAAGAAGGCAAAATGAAACTAATAATTAGAAATAACTATTTTGATGTTATAGAGTTTTGGCTGAGGTACACTATGTTTATTTATAGTGAATGATAGATCTTCATGATAAGATCAATTGTTACTTTTTTGCAGACAGAGTTTTATAGTTTCTCAAGTTAACTCCCTCTCTTTTTCCCCCCTCCATTCGCATTTGCATATTGAGAAACAAAAAGATTTAGCTTGTAGTCAGAGATACCAAAACGTAAATGGGCTGAACTAATCCTAGTTGAAGCTCAGCCTGAGTCCTAATTGATGCTGTTTTCCTCTTCTGTGGATTATGGAATGTTGGAATTTGATATTGAATCTGCAAGATAAGAAAGATAGCAGTAGGTGAGTTAGTTAATCACCGTTCAAATGCCTAAGTTAGTAATGAGAACTGGACTGTAAATGAATTTGGTCAATTAGTACGCACATGACTTTGATGTAGAAGCTTGTTAAGATTAAGAGTTAGTAGTTGAGTAGAACTAGGAGTCCATCCTGTTTGAGAGTCTTGATATGAACGAATTCTGGTTTCGGCGGATATCTCGGATCAAGTGATTCGAGTATCCTCGGATACAATGGGCGAGTACCCTTTATTCGAGTGTCCGAGTATCTCATGGTTACTTGATTCGGGTTCCCTTTATTCGAGTGTCCGAGTGTCTCATGGTTACTTGATTCGGGTTGCATATTCCTTAGAACTCAATTATCCATTGCTCACTTTTTGATACTATTTTAATGTTTGTAACATCATTAATCTAAGGCTTCCTTATCCATCAAAATTAGGCTCCCAGTGTTTAAATTTTACATCAAGGCACTGGCTCTTGCCTTCCATGAACTAATTTTGGAGATCACTCTATGGACAAACAAGGGATCCatttccttgatatatatatatatatatatatcaaggaaatGGATCCCTTGTTTGTCCATAGAGTGATCTCCAAAATTAGttatatataaagtgatttaggCTTATCTTCGGGTTCATACCTATGCACTCTGATATTGCAGAAAAACAGCTATGATATATCATACTTCATGCTACTATAAAAAATtacttttataataaaatatatgtaatataactataataaaattattattatattctaAAATTTCTCCACGCAAAAGCAAAGCCAGCAAGACGGCAATATTAAACTGCCAGCCTACGCCACCTTCcgctcttttattttcttctctcCTCTTATCTGCTTCACTGTAGAACAGAGGAGAGAAAGGCTTGGTAGAGTCAGAGCATCAGAACCATTAAAATCCTCTGCTGACTTCTGTTAACTCGAATATTTTCAATTACCTTTATTCTTGATTCTTGATGGTAGCGTCAGGTACATCTCATATTTTTCTTAAGATTCGTTTTTTTACCTGTTTGCTCATGCTCAATGCCCATCTCCGAAAATTGCATTTTGTTAAACACTCATTTGCGTTATAACCAATATTTTTCCCGCCAAATTGTAAATTATATTGTTCATTGCATACATATGGTTTAGAGTATATAGAGAAAGCCTGTGAGGAGAATGAGGGAGCAAGGTTTGAAGCTTTGGTAGCTACGGATGGAAATAGTTTGCAAGTTGTTCGACATAGAAACCAGGGTGTGACATTCTGTAATTCTGGTGAACTTCAATTGTTTACTCGAGAGACTAGTGTTAGGAGCGATATACTTCATGCCCGTGGCTTGTTTGCTAGTTTAACTAACTGGGAATGGGATTTGGGATCTCTCCAAATTCATTAGAAAATGCCACAAACACAATAATCCCAGCTGCTAGTATGCAGATGAAATATGTTTCAGCGCCTGAACCAGCTTTACCAGTGGAAATGACTCCGGAGTTAGTCATAAGTGAGGTATTAGTAGTGGGAGTTAAAggaatgggaagaagaagaagaagaagaagaagaagaagaaggagaaggaagGGGCTGGATTTAATGGAAAGTTAAGGTTGGAAATCAGGCGCTAAGAAGGTTGATCAGTAGGGGAATTGCTGGTGCTACATCACGGACTGCTGGTAGGGGCAGAGGGAGGGGGGCTAGTGGGGCATGCCCCCAGCCCTCCAAAGTTTCTTTACGCATGCatatatattttcaaaaaattttattttattttaattattggtCCCTCTAAATAATTTTGTCattttattgtaatataaataatatgaaatatttatttttttatcatatatttaataaatttttataacattgacatccttaaaaaattatattatatattcaataattatattttattgagGTACTTTTTCAAATATTTAACATTAattcttttaaaatatataatcaatgagtataattaattatttttaaattaattttatatataacatTAATTCAATGCTGaagctaaaaattttatttagtgggattatttatttaattagtcaATTTTAAGTTTATATAAGTAATTTTGTCTATATATATAAtcactattaaaatttaaaataattgtaaaagaaaaaaattaatttcaaacaataaattttaataatccaaacattttacaattattttattttagcatattaaaatattaagatgataatttcaaattaagagtatttttcttttatctatgatatccaattttaaatataaaatatttttacatatatcttaaatttttatatattatttaaaatattaaaaataatattttataaataaattatatagtttTTAaaactctctctatatatattaatttaaaatataaaattgaccctaattttttaaaaataattttaatgaaaatttactgaaaacaaataaaaatattgtatatatttaaaaactttttataaaattaaatgaattaattaacaACAATCAATTGTCATTATATCATTGTGTTGGCGCTTCAAGAATAATTTTCTACTTCCACTCTTGACTGCTAGTGGGGAGTAGCGGGCATTCGATAATTGAGGAGTTGATAACATCATGAGAAACGACGGTTGGAAGGGCTTGTCTAGAAGCAATTTTGTTAATGTCATCCGGGTTGCACCAAGCAAAGCTATTGAGGTATGTATTTATGAATCCTAGCTTGTTTACATGTTCTTATACAATGATATGTCTTTCTTCCATTGTTGGTTGTTGTGATTGTTCACTTTGCTAAGTTTGATCATGATATTAATGTTCATATGGCTCATCAATAGCTGGTGCTGTTGCCGGAGTTAGCCCCTCATTATGCACGTACCCTCGAGTTACTCAAACTCAAAACCCGACTAACTGTACAGGTAAGCAAATAGCTTGCAAAGGGCTATTGAATCACGAACAGATCTTGTTCCTCCATATAAGCTCATTCTTCCATCAGATGTTATTGCAGAGAGAAGTGTACAAGAATCTTTTTGATGCATTCTTGAAGATTAAAGGGGAGGAAGGACTTAGTGAACTTCACAGAGGTCTCATCCCAAGTCTCATAGGTGTAGTCCCATATAGCTGCTGCCAATTACTTTGCCTATGATACACTGAAGACACCTTACAAAAAGGATTTCAAGAACGAAGAAATTGAAAATGCCATGACTCTACTGATTGGATCGGCAGCTGGCGCAATCTCAAGTACAGCCAGTTTCCCGCTTGAGGTGGCTTGAAAGCAGATACAGGCTGGGGCTCTCAATGGGAGTTAGTACCAGAACATACTTCATGCTCGTGCAAGCATTGTTGAGAAAGAAGGGCTAGCAGATTTGTACAGAGGCTTCGGCCCAAGCTGCATGAAGTATGTCTCTTGTGAAGAAACCATGGTCTGAGTTTATCAAATCCTTGGGAAGGAAAAGGGAGTCAGAGGCAAGACATGGTGACGGTGACAGTCTCTGGCTTACGATATTACATCCTTTGGGTTCAGCTTTTAATCTATTTAGGTTTTAAGATGAGGATCTCTTTGAAGATGATAGATTGAGTTGGTTCTTAAGCATCTGAAAGacctgccttttttttttttgaagtagAGCGTAAGTTGTTCGGTATGATGTTCTTCTGGTAGAATATAAACTACAAACCATTATGACAACACAGATGGCTATTGAAGGTTCTTCAAAGCTTCTAATTTGTATTTTATACCGTGCTTCCTTGACCAGGTGATAAGTGAAGGTAGGCGACGAGTTGTTATAGAAAGGCTTTGAATAGGATGTGAAAGTTCAATGTACCAGCTTTGGACTTGAATGTCTCATTCTGTTACAGAGAACCTTTTGGCTATGccataattcttttttttttggttcaAGTGGATGGATGATCATGAAGCCTCCCATGTTGCCCTGTTCTCAATTTGCCTAATTCATCAGCTTGCCTGACATGGTGAAAAATGTTCAAGAAAAAAGGAGAGAGACAAAGGTGGAAGCATATAAGAACCTGAAACAGATCTTTATTCTCAATTTTGATGTAAAATTGCACAGAGCATAAGATGCTAAAATACATCTATGCAGATCATAAGCATGAAGAGAAAATATAAGAGGATTAAAAGAGGATACATACCCCaggctgctgctgctgcttcttTGATTGTATTCTTTAAATGGTCTTTGAATGCTAAACTCAACATATTTTACCCTCAATTCGACAGTGAAAGACAGAATTCCTTTTCATCATTTAGAAATTCCTTTTGGTCATAGGTGGACAATCAAAGAGATCATCTGGCGATTGTGGTTTAGAACATTCTGCATTTGACACTGGTACATTGTGCACAACACAATCAATCCCACGAAACAAATCCGAAACCACAATCAAGATCAAAGCTTTGCATGTGGCCCACCAATTAGTGGATTAGCAAAAGGAAGATTAGTGGAACCTTCTAAGCAAAGACATAAATTCTCAAGGCCTAGTTAAATCACACAGCTGCCAAATAAGGTTAGATCAATAGTGATTTGTCACGAGCCCGTATGAAGCAACACTGTCTTGTAGCAAAAtcaatcaaaaccaaaaatatTTGGCATCAAAATTGAATCTTGGATAGCAGACATATTTTGTTTCTATGCTTCTAGCATAAAAAATTTTCACATCACCTCAGGCACCTAGAATCTAAGAAATTGACTTATTAAAAGTGTTATTGGCTAATAATTCATCGAAAACAGACCCTCAGATAATAAGGAGCATCCCATTTTCAACTCTGCTCTTCACCATCTACAATGTCCCTTTCTTCAGCAGCAGCTGCCATCAATTCATCAAAGTTTTCAGTCTTCCCCAGCAATATCTCGATCTGAGAAAGAAACAGAAAAGAAATTCATCATAGTCACTAGATGAAATTTGACCACAAAAAAATTCACCACAGAGCATTATTTCAAGCTGAAACAAGTAGGATTTAATACAAAGGTTCAAAAAGCAGAAATCCAAAGTAATGAAGCGGTCCAACAGATGAAGAAGCCCAAGTTCCCTAAATAATAGATGGGAAATGGaataagaaataatatagtgtGTAGTTCAGAATTGCCAATATTATAAGAATACATTAAAGGGACTTCGTGCAGCAAGATACTGTTCTGCATGAATATCAAGGTAAAATAGTTACACTAGATATCCAAAGTGTTAAACATACACTTATTAGTTACCTTGGCTTTTTGGACAGGCCGCCCTCTTGATTCATCTCTCATATCAACCGTTGAAGTCATGATCTCTATGTGGTGAATCAATTACATAAGAATTAAAACTTTACCATTTAATCAAAACACGAATATTCAGTGAAAGATAAACAATCTTACTCTTTTCAACAGCCAATCCATTGTTTTTCAGAATTTCTGCAACAGTGACAACGGTGGCAATAGCTGCAGAAATGACAGAGTAAACTAAAACAGTTGGTGAAAATCCTACAATATGTTGTTCTGTACACATGCACATAAAGACTGCATATCCATAGCAAAAGAATTTAAACAAATTAAACCAAGTCAAAAGCGCAGCTACACTATTTTCAACAATGAAAGATAGAACATGATATTCACAAAGATAAAAGCAAATCAGGTGGATAGTTAAAGAGTAAATAGATCAACTTAACAATCCATGAGAAAACAATTTGTAATGATGTTCTTGGAAAACAAGCTTTCAAACAAATTCATGTTGGGTCCATAATTCCTGGAACACGACAAACAGCCAacatattgagaaagtatgatATAAGAATCACCTCAATAACCACCCCATACTACCCACAAATATCCAAACTGGACATAAAGCTTACTTAAGAGCAATAAACAGTTATATCAggggaattaatatttacaaactaATAAACTGAAGCATGCCCGTTAAAAGCAGATGCAGCTAAAGCAGTAACACACcgataaaaagaatattaaacaGGAGCTTATAAATGATAGCAAGAACTATAAAAGATCTGATAAGCAATGATAATGATGTACCCATTCCAAGTGCAGACAGTTCCACCTCGTTGTGCTGCTGCATGTACCTCTGCAAACGCAAAAATTGGATACCCGCAAAAGGTAAATAAACAGGACATACTTAACAATTTTGTTTTAGGTTATGATTGAGGAAGGTCAAATTCTTCTCTCAGAAGGCAACtaaaggaatatatatatatatacccaaaaTTCCAAAATAGAACCTTGGCGAGATTGACGTAGAAGAATAAGGGCTTCTTGGTGTTGGAGACTTGAATACGATTTTTCTTGTGCAAATCACCGGTGAAGTTAATGTTGTTCACTCCCTCTGTAATCTCTTCCATTAAAGCTCTGAAATTGAGAAACAGAAACAAAAatgaaaaccctaaccctagccaaAGATTTCCTTAATCTCTTGCAGAGATATATAGAGTATAAAAAAGGAAACAGAGCAGGTGAGCTCAAACTAGACAAATAGCCTTGATGAAATATCTATCTGATCGTTCCGGTTAAATTTTATCCATAGTCCTCGACTCAGCTAATTGTATTAGCAATATCCCacgcttttaatatttattatatattcttgtaatttaatatttttatatattattttttattaattttttaatatagtataatattattataatatattaattattattattattataatataataatttttctttcttcatgatatatatatatatacttattatttttagattaaattactaaaaataaaataatttataataaaattttattattatattataattttataattataagtgttttataaatatataagattaattatttattattttattagtttataaGTGTTgagtttatcaaatttaattaatttttattatttataatttttataaaatatatataattaacgtgataattttaatttttttttaatattatttaaaagtttatatatataatattaaaataaatttaatttaatattattacttatattattgattttttcatttctaattatttttaatttaattttttaattttatttaattaaattaattgtacTTATCCATATTAATAAGTAtcgatattattaattttttgatatataatattttacataattttatattttttatgatatgagaaaaattttaaaagtaaaattaaaaaatatattaatattaataaattatttataaataataaattaataattaatatattctttttctataaaaaataaaaaatcaatgctAATAGAATAATAATTGAAATGATtatagtaaaaaaattttaaaatttatttagtttactgtaaaatattttggtaaaatAACTTACaacatattttaaattaaattttttataattattttttaaaaataaatgtcAAATTTCAATAAAGAaagctattaaattcaaataaataacaaTTTCATTAGTCGATGTAATACTTATAttcaatgaaaattgtgattttttaattaaattatcaattgtgtttatatttaaatataaatttattaaattaaataataattttatattcaaaATCTGATTTctagttattttatatatatttactatttactaagttatggtaacattatgatattaaaaattaaaaaatattattcttttatatatagatattaacatttttaaacttttaattatatatctttttaaaataaaaaaataatattgtaAATTATAATCAtcctattaattttataattaaactcaaaCTTAAcctattcaattcattattaatttcttaaataatatatatttatctatctaaatttttttctcatatatataatttattctttTTATACTTTATacgtaattatatattatttaaaaattttaaatttatataattttaatatatattacatattaattaaatatttttataatcaaCGAATATAAATTTCTTTTcctttgttatatatatatatatatatatatatatatataatatatcttaTTAACTAGTAGTACTTATATAAGatatataaattcaattttaattagaactaatttatatattaatataataattaaaattttaaaaaatatatctttaattaagaaaaatataaatttattttatatgaatttttttaaagaacttataagaaattaaattaattgaaaattttaaaaatgttaataaaataattcatatgttttactaataaaaattaatttcttttcttatttttcaacgtaaatttaaatataattgtattaaaataaatttatataaatgattataagataagataaaatttattagaattcattaaaaaaaatgattCATATAAATAAAAAACTTTCATAaatgtatttttataaaattttatttaaaattatattataataaaaatttaattaagtagatTTTAAATAAAAGTGAGAGTaaagattttatatttttaaaattatatagataattaaattttaaattctaagaattttaaaattatataaactctaaaattaaaataaatattaaaaaatataattgcaAATACTGTAAACAATGAAGGATAATTTGATCAAAACCAATGTTCCCCTCTCTATAAATTTATGTGTTATATAGATTAAAATTCTCATAAGTAgcatttttaagttaatttatagTTAAATTTTACTTATCATTGCTTAACTTcgataaatatatcacaaatatctctcaactttaatttatctcataaaaatttataaactttaatttaatatataaataattttaatataaaattgttATATAATAATAAAGATTAGATATATTATTTTGCTAATTTAAgaaataatgtaacaccccaaaaattttaaatttattattttatgagtgatattgatattttaattttatttaaattttaataaaattatttgagatttttcggattttaaaaatcgggttcgattttctaaaaatataaactttgatgatttttaaaaattaatttaaagaccacgtggcaaaactaaaaatatatttggagtctacgaatttttctgagttttctgaaattttttcagaatttttggacctcgttttcggtcccaaggcagagtaaaaatttaaaattttgtattctgaatcgaaccggccgaatcgaaccggaccggatcggaccggccttcttcttcctttttcttcctctcccgcgcgcgtttctcctcctctcttcctctcccgttttctctctcctccctcctccccttgccgcgccgccgtctccccagccaccccagctcgccggtaCGCCACACCACCCCGCCCCAGGCGGCCGGAAAACGTGCGCGCGACTTTTCGTCttcccggccgatccggccaccaatcggaccgggtcttgtgtctaaatctatctactcgtcgagagctttccatagacaccaagaacaccgaaatccatcgagcggtttgtccaatttttgcctgggaagttttagcccattttgatttttgggctaaatttctcgcaaaccgtgaaccccatgagaaaaccgagagtaccagagcgctccactcgtcgagagcttcgcggcgatataaatttcaaattttttcgacatcgttttttagtgggtcccacggaacttcgcagtgttttttcgagcatttaatgaacttagaaaattccgtaacatttatgtactaacccccgtgttgtggacttcgtgtaggtatcttcaattcgcggaaattcgacagttatccaggtctgtgaatttccggccagacagaccagctaccggaaaaagtctccg encodes:
- the LOC110642926 gene encoding uncharacterized protein At2g34160 — encoded protein: MEEITEGVNNINFTGDLHKKNRIQVSNTKKPLFFYVNLAKRYMQQHNEVELSALGMAIATVVTVAEILKNNGLAVEKKIMTSTVDMRDESRGRPVQKAKIEILLGKTENFDELMAAAAEERDIVDGEEQS
- the LOC110652895 gene encoding adenine nucleotide transporter BT1, chloroplastic/mitochondrial-like isoform X2, which encodes MRNDGWKGLSRSNFVNVIRVAPSKAIELVLLPELAPHYARTLELLKLKTRLTVQREVYKNLFDAFLKIKGEEGLSELHRGLIPSLIGVVPYSCCQLLCL
- the LOC110652895 gene encoding adenine nucleotide transporter BT1, chloroplastic/mitochondrial-like isoform X1, with amino-acid sequence MRNDGWKGLSRSNFVNVIRVAPSKAIELVLLPELAPHYARTLELLKLKTRLTVQMLLQREVYKNLFDAFLKIKGEEGLSELHRGLIPSLIGVVPYSCCQLLCL